The Mycolicibacterium mucogenicum DSM 44124 genomic sequence GTCGACGACGGTACGCAGATTGTCCTGCGGGATGGCTTCCAGCGCTCGGTTGGTGGCATCGAGCAGGTTGCCGATGTCAGGCGGAATCCGCACCTTGGCCACCGGGATGGTCGCTCCGCCGCGCAGGGTCGGGCCGGCATCGGATTGCCCTGCCGCAGGGATCAATTCGACGAACTGTTCACCGACGGCCGAGCGGCTGTGGACCGCGGCCGATACGTCCGCAGGCACCTTGATGGCGGAGTCGAGATTCAGCTCGGCCCGAACCCCGCCCGCGGTGACGTCGACCGCTTTGACCCGCCCGATCTCGGTGCCGCGGTAGGTGACCACCGACGTCGGGTACAGACCGCCGGACTCCGGCAGCTCGAGCGTCACGGTGTATCGGCCGTACCCGAGCAGAGCCGGTACGTGCACGAAGCCGAATGCCATGACGCTGCAGGCAATCACGGTGACGGCACCGAGGATCGCCAGCTGGAGCCAGACTGTCCGGGACAAGCGCAGACGCAGCATGTCAGTACCCCCCGAAGTGATAGGGAGCGATCAGCGGGTTGCCCGCGGTGTACGGGCTGGGCATCTGACCGATCGTGCGGCCCCATTGCATTTCGAGTTCGGTGAGGTTGCCCTCCCACCGGGTTCCGGTGAACAGGCTGCTGTCGAGCCGGCTCAACGTCAGGTCGATGACCATCGTGATGTTGGCGAAGTCGCCCCGGAACCAGTTGCCGAGATTGCTTTTCACCCACGGGTAGGTCGACAGGAAGTCCAGGCCCTTCGTCAGTGCCGGTCCCGAATCGGCCAGCGACCGCAGCACGGGCACCATGCTCCGCAGGTTGGCGACGAGGCTCTCCTTGGTCTGCTTGATCGTCGACGTCGCGACCGCGCTGAACCGTCCGACGGCATCGATCGCGTCGGCCAGCTTCGCGCGCTGCTCTGCCAGTACCGCCAACGCCTGCGGGATGGTGGTGAGCGCCTTGTCGACCGTGCGCTGGTTCGCCGCGAACTGGCCCACCAGAGAATTCAAATTCTCTGTGGCGGAGATGATGTCGTCGGTCTGGGCATTGAGTCGGGAAATGAACGTGTCGAGCTGGGTCAGCAGGCTGCGCATGTCGTTCTCGCGGCCGGCCAATGCCTTCGCGAAGGTCTGGTTGATCTCCTGCAACTGGGCCAGGCCACCACCGTTCAGGAGGATCGACGCCGACGCGAGGGCCTGCTCGGTGGTGGGATACGTTGCGGCCCTGGACAGCGGGATCACCGCGCCGTTGGTCAGCTGGCCTTGCGGCGCTTCGCCGGTCGGCGGGCTTAGCTCGATGTGCATCGAGCCCAGCAGGCTGGTCTGCCCGACCTTGGCGGTGCTGTTGGCGGGTAGGTGGACGTCGCCGTTGATCCGCATGGTGACCAGCGCGTGCCAGTCCTGTACCTCGATCTTGGTGACGTTGCCGACGTTGACGTCACCGACGCGCACGCGGGTGTTCTGCTGGATCACCACGACGTCGGGCAATTGCGCTTGAATCACATACGAACCTGGTCCGTCGCCGGCGGTGCCGGGCAGGCTCAGCGAATTCAGGCCGCGCCATTGGCATCCCGGCAACGTCAGCACGCCGAGGATGACGAGGGTTGCGGTCACGAGGCGCTTCATGGCTGCGTCCCCTGCTGCGGGACCATGAGGCCGGCCAGCCCCCGGCCGGGGTCGGTCGGGGTCGATACGGGGGCCTCCGCCGGCAGCGGAGCCGGCGCGGGGTTCTCCTGCGGCGGGGCCCCGCCCGGCCGCAGTCGCGGCTCGCTGTAGGTGACCTCGTTGGGCCGGGCCGTCGCGCCGACGAAAGGATTGCCGCCGATCGGCACGAAGTTGTACTGCCGGTTCTTGATGATCGGCGCCAGGTACTGCACGCACAGCTTGGCGGACTGCTCGAAGCCTTCCCGTGCCGCGGACTGGATTGCGCCGCAAAGGAACTGCACGGTGTCGGCGAAGTTGACGGGCGCCAGGATGCCCGTGATGGCGCTCTGCGCGGGGTCGTAGATGTTGGTGAAGTTCTGGAACACCGTCGGCGCGATGTGCAAGACCTGCTTGAGGTCCGTGCGGCTGTCGTTGAGCGCCGTGGTGATCGCGTTGAGGTGGTCGAAGGTGGTCCCCAACCCTTCCCGGTTCTCCGCGATGAAGCCGCGCAGATCCTTGACCGCGGTGTCCAGATTGCGTGTCGCATCGGCGATGTTGTTCGGCGTGCTCGACAGTGCGGTGGTGATGGAAGCCATGTTGGTGTTGAAGGCGGCGAGCAGATCGCTGCTGGACGACAGTGCCGAGACCAGCAACTGCAGATTGCGCACCGTGCTGAAGATGTCGGTGCTGTGGTCGCCGAGAGCCGACATCGCGCGGGACAGTTTGATGACGGTGTCGCGCGCGGTGTCGCCCTGGCCGCGCAGGTTGTCCGCGGCGCTGTTGATGAATTCGCCGACGGCACTGGGCCCGCCGGGACTCGTCGGCTGCAGCGAGTCGGTGAGCTTCTCCAGTTGCTGACGGAAGTCGTCCCATTCCACCGGCACCACGGTGCGGTCCAGGGCGATGGTGGAGCCCGCGGCGAGTTTGGGCCCGCTGGTGTAGGCGGGCACCAACTGAATCGCGCGGGCGCTCACCAATGACGGCGACAAGATGGCGGCACGGACGTCGGCGGGCAGCGCGTATTGCGAGTCCACCGAGAAAGTCACTTTGGCGGCATGCGGTTGCGGCTCGATCTTCTCGACCGTGCCGACGGTGACGCCCAGAATCCTGATGTCGTCGCCGGTGTACAGGCCGTTGGTGTTCGCGAAGTACGCGACGTAGGTACTCCGGACAGCGGTGACCCACCAGGATCGAGCTAGTCCGGTGGCGGCAACCGCCAGGATGACCACGAGACCGAGCGCGAGGGCGATGCGCCACGTCCGGCGGCTGCCCACGCGTGGTGTGGGTTCGGGGCTGGTCATGGTCACCTCCCTCCGACGGGCGAAACGGGATCTGACACCACACCGGGCGAACCGGTGTGCGAATTATTCGACGGCGGGAGCGGCGTCGGGGGCGGGACCGTCGGCGGCGGCACCTCGCCAGGGGCCGGTGCCAGCGCCGGCGGTCCGGGTGCCGGGCCTCCCGGTGGCGGCGCGGGCAGCGGTTCCCGATAGGGGTAACGCGGATCTCCGGGATTGCCGGTGATCGCGTCGGGCAGAGTGAGATTCGGCGGTCCACCCTGGCCGGTGCGCGGATACGGCGACGGCAGCGGCGGGGTACCCGGCTGACCGGCGCCGGGCTCGGTCAGCTGCGACGGCAGCAGCACGTTGGGGTCCAATCCCAGGTCGGAGAACGCCGCGTCGATGAACGGCTGATCGAACTGACCCGGGAACAGGTTCACGAGAGACGCTTTGAAGAACGGCCCGGCACCGAGCACTTCGCCGAACGACATGGCGTACCGGCGCAACAGGTACAGCGTGCGTTGCAGCTCCTTCTTCCGGTTGTCGAGGATGCTGAGAACGCCGTTGAGCTTGTCGACGGCCGGCTTCAGTTGCGTCCGGTTGTCCTGCACCAGACCGGAGAGTTGCACGGTGGCCGCGCTGACATTGGCCATCAGCGTCTCGACCGAATTACGTTGCGACAGAATCTCCCCCAGCAGCGCGTCGGTGTTGACCACCAACTGCGCAATCTGGTCACTACGCTTGGCCAGCACCGAAGTCACCTTGTTGGCATCGGCGAGCAGCTGGCGCAGCTTGGCATCGCGGGTACCGAGGGTGTCGGAGAATCGCGCCACGCTCTCCAGCGCCAACTTCAGATCGGGTGGCGTGTTCTGGAACGTCTGCGCCAGCGTCTTGAGTGCCGAAGACAGCTGGGTGGTGTCCAGACCGCTGATGGTGGTCGTCAGATCACCCAGCGCGGCCGGCAGATCGTATGGCGAGGTGGTGCGTTCAATCGGGATGGGGCCGTTGAGGTTTCCGTCACCGCGCGGCGTCAGCTCCAGCACCTTGGTACCCAGCACCGTCTCGGTCTTGATGGCGGCTTCGGTGCGGTCGCCCAGTTCGACGCCGTCACGCACCGTGAAATCCACCCGAACCTTGGCACCCTCCAAGTGAATTCCCGAGACCCGTCCGACGCCCAAGCCAGACACCCGCACGTCACTGCCCGTCTTGATACCGCCGGCATCGGCGAAGTACGCCTGGTAGTCGGAGGTCCCCTTGATGAACGGGATCTTGTCGTAGCTGAAAGCGGCGACGACGATCGCGACGATCAGCGCGATACCGGTCGCGCCGACCGCCAACCGATTACGTTCGGCCAAGGGCTTGATGTTCAGCTTGATGCGCGTCATTTCGGTGTGCACCGCCCCGACTCCTGGCCGGCCACTTTGACGTACACCGGTTGGCCGCCCTTTCCATTCAGCTTCAGCAGTGCGTCGCAGAGATAGAAGCTGAAGTAGTCGCCGTACAGACCATTGCGGGAGAGAATCTGATACGCGTCGGGCAGTGTTCGCACCAGCTCGTCGACGTAGGCGTGGTCCGCCTCGATCTGGCCGGAGACCCGATCCGTCTGCTGCACAGTCTGTTTGATCGGCTCGCGCGCCACGGTCAGCAGATCGGCGACCGACCGCGCCGCGCTGTTGATGTTCGCCACCCCGGTCGCGATGTCGGATTTGCGGGTGGCCAAGCCCTGAACGAGTTGCGACAGCTTGTCCAGTCCGTCGGCGAACTGCGTGTCGCGGGTCGCGAACGTCCCCAGCACGGTGTTCAGGTTGGTGATGACCTCACCGATGAGCTGGTCCCGGCCCGCCAAGGTTGTCGTCAGTGCCGACGTCTGGGCCAGCACCGACGAGATGGTGCCGCTCTGGCCCTGGAACACCCGAAGCAGCTCGCCGCTCAACGCGTTGACCTGATCGGGATCGAGCGCACGGAACAGTGGCCGGAAGCCGCCGATGAGCGCGTCGACGTCCAATGCCGGTGACGTCCGCAACAATGGAATCGTCTGTCCCGGAAGGAGTTTGCGCACCGCCCCGGGACCTTGCTCGAGCGACAGGTAGCGGTCGCCGATCAGGTTCTCATAGCGGATGGTCGCGGTGGTGCCTTCGGTGAGTGTCAGTTGCCTGTCGATCGCGAAGTCGATGGTGACGGTGCCGTCCTTGTGCAGCGTGAGGCTCTTGACCTTCCCGACCTCCACGCCGGCGATACGGACGAAGTTGCCGCCCTTCAGCCCCGACACGTTGCTGAACACCGCCTGGTAGGAAGCCCGCGAATCGAAACGGAACTGCCCGAACACCGTCAGCAGCCCGAACATGAAGAGCAGGCTGACCACGGTGAAGATCACGACGCGGGTTACGGTCCCACGAATCCGGCTTCTCATGGTGACCCCGGCTCAGGTTGGGGCACGCCCATCTCGACACCGGGCAACCCGGGAGCCGGGCCACCTGGGTACCGGATTCGCGGCGGTTCGGGCTGCGGCTTGGTCACCGGGAAGTAGTTGGCGAAACCGGGGAAACCGATGCCGGGGTTGGGCCGCATATCCAGGCCGTCACCGTAACCGGTGTCGGTCACCAGGTACTTGACCGGGAAGTTCTTGCTGACGTCGGGCAGCGAACCGCAACTCGGCTTGCCGCCGGGCCCACCACTGGCATTGACGACGGGCAGGTTGTCGGGGAACCGGTAGGGATCGGCGCCGGCCAGCAACCCGACATCCATGATCACCGATTTCCCGTTGCCGCCCATGGCATATCGGCCGCCGTGCTCCAGAAACCACTGGGCGCCCTGGAACAGGCACGTGTACGTCGGCGAATACTTCTCGAGGAGTGCGGTGGTCGGTCGCAGTACTTCCATCGACCGTGCCAGGGCAGTCTGGTTGGCGCCGATGGTGTCGATGCCCGACTGCGAGAAGCCGACCGCCGACAACAACAGGCCGTCGAGTTCCTTCGACTGGCCGGTGATCGTGGTGGCGGTGGTCGAGAACGAATCCAGGATGGACACGATGTCCTGCGCCGCGGCCGAATACGCCTGTGCGGTTTGCCCGAACAACTGCCAATCCTTGCGCACGGTGTCCATGCGCGGATTCACCTCCAGCAGAACGTGGTTCGCGTCGGTGATCGCCTGGCCGATGACGTCGCCCTTACCGCGCAACGATTCGGCCACGGCCGAGAGCACCGAGTTGAGCTTCGTCGGGTCGATCACCTGGACCACCGACTGCAGGTTCTCGAACACGGTGTTGACCTCGACCGTCACGTTCTGCGACTGCAGCACCGCACCCGATTTGAGGTGGCCGCCGCTCGGCCCGGTCGACGGCACATTCAGTTCGACGTACTTGGCACCGAATGCGGTGCTCGACCGGATCTGCGCTTCGACATTGCCCGGAAGTTGCGCGAACGGCCCGGGATACATCCGGAGTTTCAGCGTCGAAAGTACGTGTCCCGCAGTATCTGTCCGGCTGCCGATCGATTCCACCTCGCCGATCTGGACGCCCCGGAGCTTCACCTTCGCGCCGTCCTCCATGACCAGACCGGCGCGGTCGGAGATCAGGGTCAGTGGCACGAATCCCCGCAGTGATCCGGAGAACAGCAGCCACGTCATGGCGGTCATGGCGACGACCACGATCACCAGGACAGGCGCCCACCAGATCGGGTCGATCTGCTCACGCCGAGTTTTGTTCGCACCCTTCGCCATTCGGTTCAGCCAGCCAGGTGGAAGTTGCCGGACTGGCCGTAGACGGACAGTGTGATGGTGAGCAGGATGAACACGCCGGCGGTGATCGAGGTCCGCACCGCGCGGCCGACGGCCTCGCCGACACCGGCCGGTCCGCCGGTCGCGGTGAAGCCGTAGTAGGTGTGCACCGCCATCACCGCGGCGGCCATGGCCAGCGCCTCGAAGAAGGACCAGGCGAGGTCATTGGGATGCAGGAACGTCGTGAAGTAGTGGTCGTAGACGCCGCGCGACTGACCGTAGATCATCGTGGTCCCGAACCGGGTCGCCAGGAAGGACATCAACACCGCGACGGTGTAGATCGGCACGACGGCCACCACGCCGGCGACGATCCGGGTCGCCGCCAGGTACGTGATCACCCGGATGCCCATCACTTCCAGGGCGTCGATCTCCTCGTTGATGCGCATGGCGCCGAGTTGTGCCGTCGCCCCGGCCCCGATCGTGGCGGCGAGTGCCACCCCGGCCGTTGCGGGAGCGATGAAGCGCACGTTCAGAAAGGCTCCCAGGAAGCCCGTCAGCGCTTCGATACCGACATTGGACAGGGTGTTGTAGCCCTGGACGGCGATCAGGGCGCCGGTGGACAGGGTGAGGAACCCGACGATGACCACGGTGCCGCCGATGACGGCGAGTGCGCCGGTCCCCATGCCCATGACCGCGATGAGCCGCAGCACCTCGCCCGGGTAGCGCCGGACGGCGTCGGCGGTGGCGGCCAGGGCGCTGCCGTAGAACGCCGTCTGTTCGCCCAGCCGGCGGGTCGCCGCGATCGCCTGGCCCGCCAGTTCGCTGAGCGGTGAGGGGTGGTCGACATCCACATCTGCTGTCATGGCGCCACTTTCACGCCGAACGCGGTCGCCAGGATGTTGATCAGGAACAGCGCCATGAACGCGAAGACGACGGTCTCATTGACTGCGTTGCCGACGGCCGTCGGTCCGCCACCGACCGAAAGTCCCTTGTAGCACGCGATCAATCCGGCCGACAGCCCGAACAGCAATGCCTTGACCAGGGAGACGATCACCTGCGGCAGGCCCGTCAGCAGCGTCATGCCCGCGATGAACGCGCCGGGCGTCACGTGCTGGATATAGACGACGAAGAAGTAGCTGCCGGCCAGGCCGACGACGGCCACCATGGAATAGAGCATCGCCGCGACGAATGTCGCGGCGAGGACGCGGGGCACGACGAGTGCCGGAATCGGGTTGACGCCAATGACTTTCATGGCGTCGATCTCTTCTCTGATGGTTCGTGCGCCGAGGTCGGCACACATCGCGGTCGAACCGGCACCGGCCACCACGATCGCGGTAACCACCGGCCCCACCTGTGTCACCGAGGCCAGCGCCGCACCGGCACCGGACAGGTCACCGGCGCCGACCTCGATCAGCACGATGTTGAGCGTGAAGACGATCAGCACCGTGTATGGAATCGACAGCACGACAGTCGGTACGACGGAGACGCGCGCGACGAACCAGATCTGCTCGATCAGTTCACGCCAGGCGTACGGCGGCCGCAGCATCGCGGCGAACGTCTCACCGGCCATGACGATGAAATCGCCGACCGCCACAGCGGGGCGCGTCCAGGCCGCGGAGGCGCGCGGAGACGACTGGAGTGTTTGCGCCACAAGCTGCCTCCCAGTGTCGTTCCGTCGTCGAGCTTGGCCCGGACGTTAGGAAGGCACCAGTTTGCTGTCAACGCAACAAAGGGGGGTACGGCAACGTCAATTACCGAAGATGCAGGTGGACTCAACGCAATTGCTTCGGTTCACCCGGATTGAATCGCGCTGAGCCAAAACCTACCTGCAAGCGCCCTGGTTACGGCGTCACGATGTTGAACCAGAGCTGGAAGGTGTCGAGCAGTCCGACGAACTCGTCCACCGACTGCCGCTTGCCCTCCACGGTGACGTTGTTCGCGGATATCGCGTCGGCGAGTTTGACTTTGCCGAGCTGAACCTCGCTCATCGTCGCCTTGGTCAGTTTCAGGCCGATCAACTCACTCGTCGTGCGAGGACCCCGACGCCGCGGCCGCAGCAGCCTTCACCGGCTTCGGCTTCGACTTCGGCGCCTCACCGCGCGGCGACTGGCCCTTCGGGCTGTCGTCGGCAGCCGGGCCGGCCGTCGGCTTGCCACTGCCGGTCGGGTGCTGCCCTGCCTTCTTGCCCTTGCCGCGCTTCGGCGCATCGACTCGCTTCGGCGTATCGGAATCCGACTGGTCCTTCTTGGATCCTGTCGAGTCGTTCTGGCTCACCGGATTGTTGTCGTCGGACTCTGCCTTGGGCGCGCCCTTGACCTCAGATGTCGCCGCCTCAGGTGTCTTCGCTTCCGGCGTCTTCACCTCGGGCTCGGCAGCGGTGTCCTTCTCGGTCCCCTTGGCCGGCGCCTTCACGGCATCAGGACCGTCGGCGTCCTTGACATCGGCCCCCTTGACCGAGGCGACCTTCGCACCCGACTCCGGTTTCGTCGCAACCGTCGTCTTGGGCGAGTCCAGTTCCGCCGCAGCCTCTTTCATCGTGGCCGCTGCCTTCAGCGCCGCTTTCGGGTTCACCGCGGCGACCGACGCCGGCGGCCGGATGATGTCACCGATCTTCTGGATCACGTTCGAGATGCCCGCGACCACGGCCTTCGTCACATCGGCGGCGGTGTTGGCCACCCATTTCACGCCCTGAACGACGGCATTGGTGATCCATTTGACCGTGTTGACCACTGCTTTCGTTACCGCCTTGGTGACGTCGACGAACGCATTCCACGCAGCGTCAACAACTTTCACCACGGCTTGCCCGATTTTGACGGCGGTGTCCACGACCGCGCCGATCGCCAATCGCACCGCGGCCAGTATCCGCGCCGCGATGCCTTCGACACCTCCAACGCCGTTGAGCCGCAGGATTTCCTGGGCGATGACGAAAGCGGCCTCCTTGGGAATCCAGTCCGCGTAGAAGACGCCGAACTTACCGCTGCCAGGTTGGTCGTCCCGGGTGGTGTAGATGAAGATCGGCCCGCCGTACTGCACTCCGTCGGTGACCATCGTCTGCCAGGTTTCGATGAGGTTCTTGATGAACTCGGCTTGCGTGTGCTCGCTGACGTTGTTGGTCGGCACCCCGTACTCGGTGATCCAGATCTTCTTGAGACCGTCACCGTTGGCCGCCATCAGGTCGTAGATCTTCTGGATCTGGGTAAAGGGCGACAGGACCACGTTCTCGCCGTCCGAGAACTTCAGCGTCTCCTGGTACGGGTGGAACGCCAGCGCGTCGAAGTAGCCCTTCGCGCCCGCGGCGTACATCCCGTTCACGTAGTCCACCGGGTTCATCGTGACGCCACCGAACGTGAAGACGCTGCCGAGCCCTGCCGCGATGACAGTCGCGGTCGGGTCGGCCGCCTTGATCGCCGGGTAAGCAGCCTTCAACAATTCGGTGTAGCTCGACGGCGAGATCGGGTCGTAGAAACAGACGCAGTTGACCTCGTTCCACACTTCGTAGGCCGAGATCGTCTTCCCATACCGGGTCGCGACCTGCGTCATGAAGTTCGCGTAGGCGACCGGGTCGGGCGTCTTCGCCCCGGGGAAGTTTCCGGCCGTTCCCGCCCACACCGGGGTGCTGTTGACCATCGCGAGGACGCCCATGTTGCGGGCCTTCGCCGCATTCATGATGTCGTCGATCGGCGCCCAGTTGTACTGGTTCGGCAGCGGCTGCGTGTACACCCACGGGATATAGACCCGGACGTCCTGGACGCCCATGGATTGCAGCATGTCCAGCGTCGTATCGATGTCCTGCTTCGACATCCCGTACAGGCTGGAATCAGCCATTCCGATGGTCGACGGCGCCGAGACGATTTCGGCGGTGGGCGTCACCGCGGTGTGGGTCACCGGCTCCACCAGTTGCGCCGCGTAAGCGCAGACCACGGCCAGTGGAATCAACACGGTCAGCACCCGGTGCACTGCCCTGCAGCCGAATCTGCCGATCCGTCCAGCCACCAACGCCCCCTTTGAAAGTGCCGCCCTCGCAACGCGCAACGGCCATCCAACGCAAATTTACGTCCGCGGACGATAACCCGTGGGCGCTTTGCCGGAGTCTCCTCACCCGCCGCAGGTCGACGGCGTGAGGCGGTGCCACCTACCGGCGGCGGATGCCCGCAGTTCGCCGAGCTACGCTTATTGACGACGCTGGCAAAAATCTTTGCCAGAAGCGCTGCAGCAGCCGTTCACAACTGTTAATTTTCTGTCTGTACTGCGGCAGGACACCCGTCTGCCAGACTGCAGTGCGGTAATGCCGCAGTAGCGGTCGATCTGCCGGGGTCCGATGGCCGTGCGGCGTGACTATGGAGGGCCCGAAATGGCTGGTGCGCACCGTCGCCCGCAACGCCGGAAGTTGGCGGTATCGACGTGGCTGGGGACGGGAGTCGCCGCCGTCGGCGTCAGCGCCGCACTCCTCGGCAGCGCGGCCGTCGCGAGCGCGGCCCCATCGACCGACTCGGAGTCCGCCTCGTCGTCGGCGCCCGCGCAGCCGAAAAAGCCGCCGGCGCAGAAGACCACCAAGAACAAGAAGGAAACGGCCGCTGCCGCGGACCCGTCGGACAGCAAGGCCACGTCGGACAGCAAGCCCGCATCGGAAACCAAGGCCGCGTCGGCCACCGACGCCGCGGCCGACGCTTCCGCCGACGGCGACGACGACGCGAAGCCGGCGCGCAACCGCCGCACGAAGGCGGACAACACCGGCCGTTCGGCGACCGCCTCGAACGCCGGGACCGTCGCGAAGCTCCCCTCGGCCGCCGCGCAAGCGGTGACGAACAACCCGTCGACCAAGAATCCGCTCAAGACGGCAGCCGCGGTCAAGCCGGCCACGGACACCGCGGCCAAGGACACGGCGGCCACGACGCCGGCCGCTGCGACGCCGTCACCGACAGCAGCCGCCACCCCGCAGGTCACCGTCGCCGCGGCCCAGACATCCACGGCCGCAATCACTTCGATTCCCAACACCACCGCCAAGGCGTTGAGCAGCGTCACCTCGCCGACGGCCCCCACCAACATCTCCGGACTGCTGTCGGTGCTGGCCGCCTTCGGTCAGGCTGTCGGTGCTGCCACGCAGCGCACTGAGGAGTTCCTGGCCGCCTCCGTCGTCGGCACCACCGAGACCGTGAGCCGGCTGCTCGGTATCGTGCCCGCGCTGGCCACGAGCGAAAAGACCAGTGCCGCATCGACTCTCACTCCGGCGCCCACCGACACGTGGCAGCCGGGCCAGACCGTCACCGCGGACGAGTACATCAACACCGCGCTGGCGGAGATCGCGCAGGCGCGCACCCTCCTCGGCACCAGTTCGGCCAACGGGTACTCCCGGTACGAGCTGCGGATGGCGGCCACCTACCTCACGACGTACCAGGCGAACCAGCAGAATCTGATGGACGCCTACGCGGCGGATCCGACCAATGCGACAGCCCTGAAGGCCCTCAAGTCCAACGAGGCGCTGATCGGCAAGGCCGTGACTGCGCTGAAGACCGCGCGTTACTGGGCGGCGAATCGCGACATCAAGGCCGTCATCGTCGACGCCACGACCAACGCCCGCATCTACGCCTCGGTCCCGCTGTCCATGTATGCGGGCGTCGAGCCGATCGTCACCATCTCCGTGAACGGCGGGCCGAAGATCAAGGTGCTGGTGGACACCGGATCGTCCGGACTGGTGGTCAACGCCAAGAACGTCGGCCAGACCGGCCTCGGCAATTCGGTGGGCACCGGCACCGGCGCCTACAGCGGCGGGCTTACCTACACCTACAACACGTACAACACCACGGTGGACTTCGGCAGCGGCCTCGTCACCACGCCTGT encodes the following:
- a CDS encoding PecA family PE domain-processing aspartic protease, encoding MAGAHRRPQRRKLAVSTWLGTGVAAVGVSAALLGSAAVASAAPSTDSESASSSAPAQPKKPPAQKTTKNKKETAAAADPSDSKATSDSKPASETKAASATDAAADASADGDDDAKPARNRRTKADNTGRSATASNAGTVAKLPSAAAQAVTNNPSTKNPLKTAAAVKPATDTAAKDTAATTPAAATPSPTAAATPQVTVAAAQTSTAAITSIPNTTAKALSSVTSPTAPTNISGLLSVLAAFGQAVGAATQRTEEFLAASVVGTTETVSRLLGIVPALATSEKTSAASTLTPAPTDTWQPGQTVTADEYINTALAEIAQARTLLGTSSANGYSRYELRMAATYLTTYQANQQNLMDAYAADPTNATALKALKSNEALIGKAVTALKTARYWAANRDIKAVIVDATTNARIYASVPLSMYAGVEPIVTISVNGGPKIKVLVDTGSSGLVVNAKNVGQTGLGNSVGTGTGAYSGGLTYTYNTYNTTVDFGSGLVTTPVPVDVITDPAQQTAFANFLKNNGVVGVLGVGTNAVGPGPGLVTTGLPSALKNGIYIDEASKTLTFGPNPLPARVTTSGSPNVIGSITINGVNTPINLLIDSGGVYGTIPSTLVNTSQMTPVKNTDGTVAYYLLNAGTPISVYDADGNLLYSYTTTSTYRPTVTTDDYNAELSNTGAMPFLHNRIYIDYSTANGSTVFDL